The DNA window GGGCTCCACGGGCAGCCTGGCCCCGCCGGGCCCCCTGGCTTCTCCCGGATGGGCAAGGCTGGTCCCCCAGGGCTCCCAGGCAAGGTTGGACCTCCAGGGCAGCCGGGGCTTCGGGGGGAGCCAGGGATACGAGGGGACCAGGGCCTCCgggggcccccagggccccctggCCTCCCTGGGCCCTCAGGCATCGCTGTCCCTGGAAAGCCAGGCCCCCAGGGGGTGCCAGGGCCCCCAGGATTTGGGGGGGAGCCAGGGCCCCAGGGAGAGCCTGGGCCCCCAGGTGATCGAGGCCTCAAGGGTGAAAATGGAGTGGGCCAGCCAGGGCTACCTGGAGCCCCAGGGCAGGGGGGtgccccagggcccccaggtCTCCCTGGTCCAGCTGGTTTAGGCAAACCGGGTTTGGATGGGCTTCCTGGGGCCCCTGGAGATAAGGGTGACACTGGGCCTCCTGGGGTGCCAGGACCCAGGGGGGAGCCTGGGGCTCTGGGCCCAAAGGGGCCCCCTGGGGTGGATGGTGTAGGGGCACCGGGGTTAGCAGGGTTGCCAGGGCCACAGGGCCCACCAGGAGCCAAAGGGGAGCCAGGGACCCGGGGCCCCCCCGGCCTGATAGGCCCTACTGGTTATGGGATGCCAGGCCTGCCAGGTCCCAAGGGGGACAGGGGTCCAGCTGGGGTCCCGGGGCTCTTGGGGGACAGGGGCGAGCCAGGTGAGGATGGGGAGCCGGGGGAACAGGGCCCACAGGGTCTTGGGGGGCCCCCTGGACTTCCGGGGTCTGCAGGGCTCCCTGGCAGACGTGGGGTCCCTGGGCCTAAGGGGGAGACAGGGCCTATAGGACCCCCAGGAGTGCCTGGCATTCGGGGTGACCAAGGGCCTAGTGGCCTGGCTGGGAAACCTGGGCTCCCAGGAGAGAGGGGGCTTCCAGGGGCTCATGGACCTCCTGGACCGACTGGGCCCAAAGGTGAGCCAGGTTTCATGGGCCGCCCTGGAGGACCAGGGGTGGCAGGAGCCCTGGGGCAGAAGGGTGACTTGGGGCTCCCTGGACAGCCTGGCCTGAGGGGCCCTTCAGGAATCCCAGGGCTCCAGGGTCCGGCTGGCCCTATTGGGCCCCAGGGTCTGCCGGGCCTGAAGGGTGAGCCAGGCCTGCCGGggccccctggagaggggaaagtgGGGGAACCTGGTGTGGCTGGGCCGACAGGGCCTCCTGGGGTCCCAGGTTCCCCAGGACTCACGGGCCCTCCTGGGCCTCCTGGCCCCCCCGGCCCCCCCGGAGCCCCGGGGGCCTTCGACGAGACTGGCATCGCCGGCTTGCACCTGCCCAACGGTGGCGTGGAGGGAGCTGTGCTGGGCAAGGGGGTGAAGCcacagctggggctgggggagctgtCGGCCCATGCCACGCCCGCCTTCACCGCTGTGCTCACCTCACCCTTCCCCGCCTCGGGCATGCCCGTCAAGTTTGACCGGACTCTCTACAACGGCCACAGTGGCTACAACCCGGCCACGGGCATCTTCACCTGCCCCGTGGGCGGGGTCTACTACTTCGCCTACCACGTGCACGTCAAGGGCACCAACGTGTGGGTGGCCCTCTACAAGAACAACGTGCCAGCCACATACACCTACGACGAGTACAAGAAGGGCTTCCTGGACCAGGCGTCCGGCGGCGCTGTCCTGCAGCTGCGGCCCAACGACCAGGTCTGGGTGCAGATGCCCTCGGACCAGGCCAACGGCCTCTACTCCACCGAGTACATCCACTCTTCCTTCTCGGGATTCTTGCTGTGTCCCACATAACCCGCGCTGCCCTGGCCTCCTCCTCTTTAGTGGTAGAGAGACCTTCTCACTTACCAAGAACCTCCATTTAAAGAAGAAACCAAAGACTGGAACAGAGGCAGGCACAAAGGCGGCTCTGGGGAGGCTGACTGGGATTCTCCCCACGCAGGCTGAGGTTTCTTTCTGGAAGAAGCTGGCCTGAGTTCCTCTCCCCCATGTGTCTGTGCGGTGGCGGGGGTTGTGCCCCCATCCTGCCCTGCCTGGCCCCCTGGCAGGGCCCCAGGACGCTCCGCCTGGCTGGTGGAGACCCCTGCCCCCTTGTGAGTCCTGGGCTCTGCCAGGCGGTGAAGGAGGCTGCTTCTCAGTGAGTCAGCGGTGAGAGGGGACCGAGCAGCCCCCTCCATTCCCCTGGGGAGACATACTCCCAAACCCTGCCCAGCCTGCTGGTCCCCAGAGGGCACCTGCTCAAGGGATGGGGCGTGGCCTCCCTCAGTTCTTGGCTGGGGCTCTTCCAGGGGCCCTGGGACCTCCAGCTTAAGATGATGGATCTCCTGAAGAGTTTTTGTTTCTCtccaggggaaaggggaggagggggaccgTGGTGGTGGCCAGTGTGGACACCTGTCAGGACTGCAACCCTCGCAGTGGGGCTGTGGCTGCAGGCCTGTCCCTGGTGGGTACGGGTGCGTGACCGCTCCTGCTGGCTCCTGGGCGCTGCTGACCCCCACTCACTGCTCAGGCCGCAGCCACGGAGAACGGTGGTttgtgaggggtggggggtgggcctGGAGCAGGATGGCTGTTCTTCACGTTCGTCTCCATCCCAAAGGCTGCCCCCACTATTTGACTTTGCTCAGTGTGAGGGCAGCCGCCCAGGCCCCTGGGGTGCCCACAGGTGGCACGAAGCAGGGCTGGCAATCAGCAAGCATGAGTATTCCTCCCTGTCTCTCCTTTCACCTGCTGAGGGAGAGCCGCTTTACTCAGACAAAATCGTAAGGGGTGCTTGCCAGCCCACCCCCAGTAGCCCCACGGCCGAGAGCCTCTCGTTCACCTGCAGAACAAGGTTCACACAAGCTCGCGGATGAAGGCACCTGGCCGCTTCTCCTTAGGAAGAGCCAGATGTGGGTGTGCGTCGACTCCAGGGGTTAATCTGCAGGGTCTTCCTCTCCTTCCACTCTCTGGTTCCAATTTCCTCAGGGGCCAGGAGGCTGAGGCCCTGAGAAAAAGGGTGCCAACAGGCCCCTTTGGGATGAGTTGGACGTTACTGCCATTTTCTCCAATCAGAGCGCCCCACTGCAGGAAACACGCAagacctccttccctccccttggcCCCTAGTTCAAGCTGAGCGGATATCGTGAGATGAGGACCCAGCATGGACGTGCTGCAGCCCTGCTCTCACCCTGCCTGGCCGCGTTGAGGAAGGAGATTGATCACCGACTTCCGACTTACTGTGCTGTGGCTCCTTCCGGCCTCTGGGctggcctcctccccacccacttcTCCAAATCAAGCAGACCCTTTGACTGCTCGTTTTAActttcaaaaggagaaaagaaaacccaaatcTGCCCAAGTGGCACTTCAAGAGCAGGTTGGGCTAGGGTTCCTGGTGGGTTTCTTATCCATCAGCTCCATGGGAACTAAGTCTTAAATCATACCTCGTGGGGGCCACCTGCTCAGCATCCTTATTGAGGCAAAGCCACGGCCATTTGACCTGTTAGGAAGGGCTCTGATGGGTGGAAATGCATCAGCTCCCAGTAAAGTCCAGGGCCCTGAGGAGGCTACGGGGAGCCGAAACACAAAAGGAGCTGTTTCACAGAACTGAGTTTCTGCTAAGTGCCATTCCTGAAGCCTTTGGGGAGAGGTGGGTAGTGTTTCCAAAAAGTTTATGGGACTTTAGTTCCCGGTGTCCACTTAACTGATTAGCTTTGATAAACTATGTCGGGTTTTAACAATGAAAACTACATTACCTTGTGCATTTTTGTATTCTGattcctcatttttcatttttaaagattaaggTTTAAATGTTTTCCATTAGTAATTTCATTTCTAACCTGGTATAGGAAGCTTAGTTCCCTACATACCTATTATGTGCTCTGTGTCACAGGAGATTCGGGAAAAATGCACTtgggaatctaaaagaaaatgggacttctttttgaaaagaaaaacaatggtaTTGACTGTATTGACACAATCTCAATAAAGCCTGTTGTATAAACAGCACTGTGCTGAAACTGGCCTTGATGCAGAGGTGTCTTGAGCCTCTTTGATTTCATAAAGCACCCGGGGAGCTCTCTGGGACTCTTGTTCTGCACCTTCTCAAGGAGCATGCAttcttccccagcccccagccagggGTTCTACCACCACCGCATCAGAAATGCTCAATTCTCCAAAGCTGCCTGGGCTCTGCACCAAGTAAATGCCAGGAGGCGTTTTAAGAAACCAAactggggtagggagggaggtgagagggggggattgggatggggaatacatgtaaatccatggctgattcatgtcaatgtatggcaaaaaccactacaatactgtaaaataattagcctccaactaataaaaataaatgaaaaaaaaattaaaaaaaaaaaaaagaaaccaaactaaGGCAGTGGCTGGAGCTGGGGGAGATGGGTCAAGCTTCCCTGGAACATTCCTGCAAGCACTTAGGGGTAGTGGAGCATGACTGTTGGCTCAGGATCCCAAGGGCCAAGTTTCAACATCTGATACACATTATGAATGAAATCAGGGATCGCTGCTCCTGTGGGCGGGGCTGGTGCCAGGCCCAAGGCGGAAGGCAGGGCTTGGGGAGTGGTCCTAGGAGAAAGCACCTGCCCCACAGCCTGCCACATGCTGGGGATCTGGACCGCAGACCTGAGGCCAGTCAAGGCCCTGAAAAGTCCTGGGGTTTTCCCTGGCCTGGAGGGACCCTGTCCTGACTGAAAGCAGACCTGCCCAACAATCCTAAAACCTCAGGCTAGCTGCAGGGCTGAGCACAGATCTCCTACCCTCAAGGGTGAGGTGAGGTGCCctcttcatttccattttcctttcttcaaaatggatGGTGTGTAGACCTTCCCGGCAGGCCAAGGCCCTTGACGGAGGCCCAAGATGCAGAGTAAGGCCCTCCCTTACCTAAAGGTCAGCAATCTGGTGACCCAGTTTCCTTTACACCCTCCTACAGGGTTCTGGTTCCTGGCCCAGCGGTACCTGGGTCCTATGTGGGGGGCAACCTATTAAGTAAGGTTCTCTAAGAGTAGGAATATCTGACTTCTTCCTGCCCACTGCCTGGGCCACTCTGAGAAAGCACCAAACTATGCCTGCTCTCTTCCTGGCTGGGCAACTGGAGGAATTTGCCTCCACCACCCAGCAGGTGGATCCCTGGCTCCTAtgagtgaggctcagagaagtgctAGGCACAGAAGGTCAAGGTAAGGGGAAGAACTCGTCCACTGTGGAAGAGAAACACAAGAAACAGTGGTGGGACTTACCAAGAACTGTTTATTGCTCTGTGATTCTCTCTGGAAGCTGTTCACAAGACCCATGACAGCCAAGGGCCGGGTGTGCATCTCAACTGGCTAGATCCACGTGCCCACCTCCTGATCCGTATAAACTGGGCACTAAGGGCCCAAAGACAGGCTTCTGGCAAACTGGCTAAATCCCAAGAAGGAGAAATGATGCTACAGATCATTTCCACCTCCCCAAATCCCATGTCCTAGATAATCAAGGAAAATGCCACAAATACTGCTCCAAAATAAAACCTGCCCTGGTCCCTCATGTCTGACTGAGGAACCAGGAGCACCGAGGCTCTGCAGAAGGCAGGAACCCAGCACCAGAAGGCACCCGTCCCTCCCCAGAATAGACTCTGGCCCCAAGGTGCACTCTGCCCACGCGGCAGGAAGACTGAAGCAGGGAGCCGAGCCTGAGGACGCCCAGGGTTTCCAATGCGAGTTGTAGCTGGTCCTGCTGCATGTGCCAGGGCCTTAGCAGCTGAGGCCCTCACAGATGCTTCTGGAAGACCCGGTGCAGGCTCTGGGCCAGGACGTCAGTCTCCTCGTAGCCTTCACAGCTTTGCTGCCAGCTCTCGGGCACCTGTTCCATGCCATAGTAGGCGCCAGCGATGGCCCCAGCCATGGTGGCAATGGTGTCCGTGTCCCCACCGAGCGAGATGGAGTAGATGAGAGTCCTTTGGAGGCTGTTGAAGGCAGAGGGGATCTCGGGGTCGGGATCCATGCAGCGCAGGAAGCAATAGATGGCGGTGGGCACAGATTCAAAGGCGGCAATGCCATTCCCTGTGGGGAGGCCACAATATGGGAACTTGACCCCTACTCCTGGGCCCCATGGTGTCCCCAAGTTTCCTGCCACTTGTCACAAGTCAACCCTCTCGGCTTCAAGCTGGGCTGGGATTAAGATCACAGCCTGGGTTTAAATCTCGGCTTGCCCACCTATTGACTGTGTGCTTCCTGTATCTTGGCTTTAGCTCCATGTGCAGAGAAGGAATAAAGTTAGGAACTTGAGCAGGGCTGGTGTGTGAGGGTGAAATTAAATCCTAGAGATAAAGCACTCTGCACAGTGCCCAAAACACAGTAAAAATGCTGTATGAATAAACATCAGTTATCACCATTAGCCGTAAAAACAACTAGCGGCCCGCTGCCATTTCTGGATGTTGCAGGTTGAGGGTACTGTTGCCCTAGAGAGGAAGGTGCTGTGCCCACAGCCTGCCAAGGACCCTCCAGAGTATGGTGCTCCTGTTACGGCAGCCCCAGCAAAAGTGTATTGGTGGCAGGAGTGACTCCAGGcacccctcccatcccatccacgAGCCCAGGACTAACCCTGAAGGGTGACGGGTCGGGGGCAGGGGGATACCCACCTAGCTGGGACACCACCTCCTCTCTGGTCACTGAGTCCTGGTCTAGAAGCTCCCCGATCTTCTTCAGTCGGCTGGAGTACGGATGCTCCTCCATGCCCAACCTGTGGATGGGGGCGAGGTGGCAGGGAGGTCGGAGCCGCCAGGGGAGAGCCggcaggatggggagggtggggcagggatGTGGTCAGGCTGACACCCAGGCACAGATGCCAGGGCAAGAAGCGGGAAGGGCTGTGGTCGGGGGGGCCGGCTGGTTTGTTCTCTGGGACCCAGATAGCCCTGAAGCACAGCCCAGGCAAAgggctcctcccacccctccttaGGACCTGCAATTAAAGAAGGAAGGTTtcaaagacttcccaggtggtccagtggctaagattccacgctCTCAAAGCATGGGgtggcgtgggt is part of the Odocoileus virginianus isolate 20LAN1187 ecotype Illinois chromosome 5, Ovbor_1.2, whole genome shotgun sequence genome and encodes:
- the COL8A2 gene encoding collagen alpha-2(VIII) chain isoform X1, with amino-acid sequence MRGVWTALSSLPPPLLLLLLLLGCGPRAAASGGAAGAAGYPPVQYVQPMHKGPVGPPFREGKGQYLEMPLPLLPMDLKGEPGPPGKPGPRGPPGPPGFPGKPGTGKPGLHGQPGPAGPPGFSRMGKAGPPGLPGKVGPPGQPGLRGEPGIRGDQGLRGPPGPPGLPGPSGIAVPGKPGPQGVPGPPGFGGEPGPQGEPGPPGDRGLKGENGVGQPGLPGAPGQGGAPGPPGLPGPAGLGKPGLDGLPGAPGDKGDTGPPGVPGPRGEPGALGPKGPPGVDGVGAPGLAGLPGPQGPPGAKGEPGTRGPPGLIGPTGYGMPGLPGPKGDRGPAGVPGLLGDRGEPGEDGEPGEQGPQGLGGPPGLPGSAGLPGRRGVPGPKGETGPIGPPGVPGIRGDQGPSGLAGKPGLPGERGLPGAHGPPGPTGPKGEPGFMGRPGGPGVAGALGQKGDLGLPGQPGLRGPSGIPGLQGPAGPIGPQGLPGLKGEPGLPGPPGEGKVGEPGVAGPTGPPGVPGSPGLTGPPGPPGPPGPPGAPGAFDETGIAGLHLPNGGVEGAVLGKGVKPQLGLGELSAHATPAFTAVLTSPFPASGMPVKFDRTLYNGHSGYNPATGIFTCPVGGVYYFAYHVHVKGTNVWVALYKNNVPATYTYDEYKKGFLDQASGGAVLQLRPNDQVWVQMPSDQANGLYSTEYIHSSFSGFLLCPT
- the COL8A2 gene encoding collagen alpha-2(VIII) chain isoform X2; this encodes MPLPLLPMDLKGEPGPPGKPGPRGPPGPPGFPGKPGTGKPGLHGQPGPAGPPGFSRMGKAGPPGLPGKVGPPGQPGLRGEPGIRGDQGLRGPPGPPGLPGPSGIAVPGKPGPQGVPGPPGFGGEPGPQGEPGPPGDRGLKGENGVGQPGLPGAPGQGGAPGPPGLPGPAGLGKPGLDGLPGAPGDKGDTGPPGVPGPRGEPGALGPKGPPGVDGVGAPGLAGLPGPQGPPGAKGEPGTRGPPGLIGPTGYGMPGLPGPKGDRGPAGVPGLLGDRGEPGEDGEPGEQGPQGLGGPPGLPGSAGLPGRRGVPGPKGETGPIGPPGVPGIRGDQGPSGLAGKPGLPGERGLPGAHGPPGPTGPKGEPGFMGRPGGPGVAGALGQKGDLGLPGQPGLRGPSGIPGLQGPAGPIGPQGLPGLKGEPGLPGPPGEGKVGEPGVAGPTGPPGVPGSPGLTGPPGPPGPPGPPGAPGAFDETGIAGLHLPNGGVEGAVLGKGVKPQLGLGELSAHATPAFTAVLTSPFPASGMPVKFDRTLYNGHSGYNPATGIFTCPVGGVYYFAYHVHVKGTNVWVALYKNNVPATYTYDEYKKGFLDQASGGAVLQLRPNDQVWVQMPSDQANGLYSTEYIHSSFSGFLLCPT